A single region of the Solwaraspora sp. WMMD406 genome encodes:
- a CDS encoding lanthionine synthetase C family protein has product MPSLTTLSAQTALALADRLTDHRLSFDAIADHLGVATVHAATLPWRPTAATYARRRLESAAQALPTVVPAGAWSGLGALLFAHGALAAATGRRTTTYRQGLDRLTRHARELVTRYERQPADVTQRDIDLISGITGVGRLLLDSGDCLTQPLREILTFLVRVVHRVRADLGMAHGMTGPLALLALSHARGVTVSGQSDTIAALARWLRTHRRDDGLWPATVFECPMDTKPAVPGWCYGNAGISRALTLAGRALADQQLIDDGVAALTVLAEPDASIPPFAGSTLCHGRAGLLMVVCRTMVDHRSPALDALAGRLAAEIIDDLASTDAAPAGHAAAEIRSTQLLTGTAGIALALLQYAYPDQPVAWDRSLLLC; this is encoded by the coding sequence ATGCCAAGCCTGACGACGCTCAGCGCGCAGACCGCGCTCGCGCTCGCGGACCGCCTAACAGATCACCGCCTCAGCTTCGACGCGATCGCCGATCACCTCGGGGTTGCCACCGTCCACGCGGCCACCCTGCCCTGGAGGCCTACGGCGGCTACCTACGCCAGGAGGCGGCTTGAATCGGCAGCCCAAGCATTGCCGACGGTGGTCCCCGCTGGCGCCTGGTCCGGGCTGGGCGCACTGCTGTTCGCCCACGGCGCTCTCGCCGCCGCCACCGGCCGCCGGACCACGACATACCGGCAAGGGCTCGATCGGCTTACCCGACACGCTCGCGAGTTGGTCACCCGTTACGAGCGCCAACCTGCGGACGTCACCCAACGTGACATCGATCTGATCTCAGGGATCACCGGCGTCGGCCGGTTGCTGCTCGACTCTGGGGACTGCCTCACACAGCCGTTACGGGAGATCCTCACCTTCCTTGTCCGCGTCGTCCACAGAGTACGTGCAGATTTGGGCATGGCGCATGGCATGACGGGGCCGCTGGCGCTACTCGCACTATCCCACGCACGAGGAGTGACCGTATCGGGACAAAGCGATACCATCGCTGCGCTCGCGCGATGGCTTCGGACACACCGTCGAGACGATGGGCTCTGGCCCGCCACGGTCTTCGAATGCCCGATGGACACCAAACCGGCCGTACCGGGATGGTGTTACGGCAACGCCGGCATCAGCCGCGCGCTTACCCTCGCTGGACGGGCCCTTGCCGACCAGCAGTTGATCGACGACGGCGTCGCTGCACTCACCGTATTGGCTGAACCCGACGCGTCGATTCCGCCCTTCGCGGGGTCAACGCTCTGCCACGGACGAGCCGGTCTGCTGATGGTCGTCTGCCGTACCATGGTTGATCACCGGTCTCCTGCCCTCGATGCGTTGGCCGGCCGCCTCGCAGCGGAGATCATCGACGACCTCGCCTCTACCGACGCAGCGCCTGCTGGCCACGCCGCCGCCGAGATCCGCTCCACTCAACTACTCACCGGTACGGCCGGAATTGCGCTGGCCCTGCTGCAGTACGCATACCCGGACCAACCCGTCGCCTGGGACCGGTCGTTGCTTCTCTGCTAG